One genomic region from Athalia rosae chromosome 3, iyAthRosa1.1, whole genome shotgun sequence encodes:
- the LOC105686861 gene encoding DNA excision repair protein ERCC-5 isoform X1: MGVHGLWRLLDATGKPVALETLEGKVLGVDVSIWLHQVMQGYQDGRGNPLPNAHLLGLFNRICKLLYYKIKPVFVFDGGVPLLKKNTIASRKKQKYTAANKAQRTKTDLINNLLKRTVVKGALGVGNVEKQEEVAEGSSMLQVDRSSVRTSLDLFKLPAIPSSSGAPLFDDEDDLSSDTDSSVLLSPRKQAKWIGNIHSVNVSSSEFRALPPDVRHDILTDLKATRKENSWGRLHEMPEESHDFSNYQMKRLLKRRNVQECLEEAEKEMGGKTMTLEELDTLLTEQGISTTTKDNASRIAADDATRFVYIQGEKKEVLQKQVRHISSTDFGENENGDHDKEVKIFENLREYDLYDDWEDDWESGHEQEVTVMKREKFQKLMCPADVNPAIAYMLEHSGLKQEEILCIIEQNKNKKKESDNRDSRSRSSMLQENISNDSEIAIKSGVCNTNSDVSTLNKVQSSPSVNSPVTVLKIDSSACVKSNLVSNKDGLSEDKSDNIKIIPEVLTKIETPANDLRAEVSVKEKSSLANKVIEKVPANNKTSANDIRIEVPKAGKSPLSPMSDSDSDDFVEVGETSPPIETCLVKKEEEQSLEIAIVPELVLKEDMFADVFANNDALAVTELPVTPEKAEYKIEKKKIAELSPKQSEKNQVHCIKPEGFLVKNFTEEAKIEGEREKEIMNIPVQRDELLSMQAELENEERELSGNLGRLERQATDITDQMRLEAQELLRFFGIPYVIAPMEAEAQCAYLETINLTDGTITDDSDIWLFGGRCVYKNFFNHNKHVLQFRSVDIRHHFKLNREQMIQLALLVGSDYTIGVTGIGPVTALEILGAFPAEQSNLLRGLNNFRCWINSGRPVSPGKAALRTKLKNIRVEKGFPSEAVAQAYLTPTVDESKEGFTWNKPNATLLADFTNEKFGWSKNKFDIIFNPIKKRLTEPKKQKGIDSYFGVRVSQKSIEGTLSKRVQKAVERLGDDRTDFDIDVGVPANLRQKKSKAKKSAVVSELAVEHELETAADTKLTDVFTETPCPLKPPVAVTSEFIPQREKDKLNALKRKLEAIEVFRKSKKGPGYTKRVKRSSCKIKAQAELSESSDSS, translated from the exons ATGGGTGTCCACGGTTTATGGAGACTCTTGGATGCAACTGGGAAGCCAGTAGCTCTGGAAACATTAGAGGGAAAAGTCCTTGGTGTCG ATGTTTCTATTTGGCTACACCAAGTGATGCAGGGATATCAGGATGGACGGGGAAACCCCTTGCCCAATGCTCATCTACTTGGATTATTTAACCGAATATGTAAGCTACTTTATTACAAGATCAAGCCTGTCTTTGTGTTCGACGGAGGTGTGCCActgctaaaaaaaaacacaatt GCTTctcgaaaaaaacagaaatatacGGCTGCGAATAAGGCACAGAGAACGAAGACAGATTTAATTAACAATTTATTGAAACGTACTGTGGTCAAAGGAGCACTCGGGGTTGGAAATGTAGAAAAACAGGAGGAGGTTGCAGAAGGTAGTTCCATGCTTCAGGTGGATAGATCCTCTGTTCGTACATCCCTAGATCTGTTCAAACTGCCTGCAATTCCTAGCAGTAGTGGAGCACCACTCTTCGATGATGAAGACGATCTGAGTTCAGATACAGATTCCTCTGTTTTGCTGAGTCCTAGAAAACAAGCAAAATGGATCGGAAATATACATTCCGTCAATGTTAGTAGCTCTGAGTTTAGGGCACTGCCACCAGATGTTCGTCATGACATATTGACTGATCTAAAGGCTACtaggaaagaaaattcgtGGGGCCGCCTCCATGAAATGCCTGAG GAATCTCATGACTTCTCAAACTACCAAATGAAACGTTTGCTCAAACGAAGAAACGTCCAGGAATGCTTAGAAGAAGCGGAGAAAGAGATGGGTGGGAAAACAATGACTCTTGAGGAATTGGACACTCTTCTAACTGAGCAGGGAATCTCAACAACTACAAAAGATAATGCTAGTCGTATCGCTGCTGATGATGCGACAAGATTTGTGTACATCCAAG GCGAGAAGAAAGAAGTTCTACAGAAACAAGTTCGACACATTTCTAGTACAGATTttggagaaaatgagaatggtGACCACGACAAAGAAGTAAAGATATTTGAAAACCTAAGAGAATATGACCTGTACGATGATTGGGAGGATGATTGGGAATCGGGTCACGAGCAAGAAGTAACAgtaatgaaaagagaaaaatttcaaaagctcATGTGCCCAGCTGACGTTAATCCTGCGATAGCCTACATGTTGGAACACAGCGGTTTGAAGCAGGAAGAAATTTTATGCATTATCGAacagaataaaaacaaaaaaaaagaatctgatAATCGAGATTCGAGATCAAGATCTAGTATGCTACAAGAAAATATCTCGAATGATTCTGAAATTGCCATTAAATCTGGGGTCTGTAATACCAACAGTGACGTTTCAACGCTGAACAAAGTACAAAGTAGTCCATCCGTAAATTCCCCGGTTACTgtcttgaaaattgattctAGTGCTTGTGTAAAATCAAATCTGGTTTCCAATAAGGACGGCCTTTCAGAGGATAAATCAGacaatataaaaatcattccgGAGGTTTTGACTAAAATTGAAACACCTGCCAATGATTTAAGAGCCGAAGTGTCAGTGAAAGAGAAGTCGTCTTTGGCTAATAAGGTCATTGAGAAGGTTCCTGCTAACAACAAAACATCTGCCAATGATATAAGAATCGAGGTCCCGAAGGCAGGAAAGTCACCTTTGTCCCCAATGTCAGACTCTGATTCCGATGACTTTGTGGAAGTTGGAGAGACATCACCCCCAATTGAAACTTGTCTagttaaaaaagaagaggagcaGTCTCTAGAAATAGCTATTGTACCTGAATTGGTATTAAAAGAGGATATGTTTGCCGATGTTTTTGCTAACAACGATGCATTGGCTGTTACTGAATTGCCTGTGACTCCAGAGAAAGctgaatataaaatagaaaaaaagaaaattgcagaATTATCTCCTAAGCAATCTGAAAAGAATCAAGTCCATTGCATTAAACCTGAAggatttttggtcaaaaattttacagaggaggcaaaaattgaaggagaaagagagaaagaaatcatGAATATTCCGGTACAGCGGGATGAATTACTGTCCATGCAAGCTGAGTTGGagaacgaagaaagagaacTGAGTGGAAATCTTGGCCGACTAGAGCGACAAGCTACAGATATCACAGACCAAATGCGCTTGGAAGCTCAG gagCTACTCCGATTTTTTGGCATTCCGTATGTGATAGCTCCCATGGAGGCCGAGGCCCAGTGTGCTTATTTAGAAACCATAAATTTGACAGATGGCACGATTACGGATGATTCTGATATTTGGCTATTTGGAGGACGTTGTgtctacaaaaatttttttaatcacaacAAACACGTTCTTCAATTCCGTTCTGTCGACATCCGACATCACTTCA AGCTTAATAGGGAGCAAATGATTCAGTTAGCACTTCTTGTCGGCAGCGATTATACCATTGGCGTTACTGGAATTGGCCCAGTCACCGCACTGGAAATTCTTGGAGCTTTTCCTGCAGAACAAAGTAACCTATTACGTggcttgaataattttcgctGCTGGATCAACTCTGGCAGGCCAGTGAGCCCTGGTAAAGCAGCTCTCCGTACAAAACTCAAGAATATACGTGTGGAAAAAG GATTTCCCAGCGAAGCTGTTGCACAAGCATACCTCACCCCAACAGTTGACGAATCGAAAGAAGGGTTCACATGGAATAAGCCAAATGCAACGCTTCTCGCCGACTTTACCAACGAGAAATTCGGATggtcaaaaaacaaatttgacaTCATATTCAATCCGATCAAAAAACGACTGACGGAACCGAAGAAGCAGAAGGGTATCGACTCATATTTCGGGGTGAGAGTCTCGCAAAAATCCATCGAGGGAACGTTGAGTAAACGTGTACAAAAAGCTGTTGAACGACTGGGAGATGATCGAACGGATTTCGACATTGATGTTGGGGTCCCCGCAAACCTACGgcaaaagaaaagcaaagcAAAGAAATCAGCAGTTGTGAGCGAGTTGGCAGTTGAACATGAATTGGAAACAGCGGCCGACACAAAACTTACAGATGTCTTCACGGAAACGCCTTGTCCTTTGAAACCACCGGTCGCTGTCACCTCTGAGTTTATACCACAAAGAGAAAAGGATAAGCTGAACGCCTTGAAAAGGAAACTTGAGGCTATAGAGGTATttagaaaatctaaaaaaggTCCGGGATATACCAAGAGGGTAAAGCGGTCCAGTTGCAAAATCAAAGCGC
- the LOC105686861 gene encoding DNA excision repair protein ERCC-5 homolog isoform X2, which yields MDGETPCPMLIYLDYLTEYASRKKQKYTAANKAQRTKTDLINNLLKRTVVKGALGVGNVEKQEEVAEGSSMLQVDRSSVRTSLDLFKLPAIPSSSGAPLFDDEDDLSSDTDSSVLLSPRKQAKWIGNIHSVNVSSSEFRALPPDVRHDILTDLKATRKENSWGRLHEMPEESHDFSNYQMKRLLKRRNVQECLEEAEKEMGGKTMTLEELDTLLTEQGISTTTKDNASRIAADDATRFVYIQGEKKEVLQKQVRHISSTDFGENENGDHDKEVKIFENLREYDLYDDWEDDWESGHEQEVTVMKREKFQKLMCPADVNPAIAYMLEHSGLKQEEILCIIEQNKNKKKESDNRDSRSRSSMLQENISNDSEIAIKSGVCNTNSDVSTLNKVQSSPSVNSPVTVLKIDSSACVKSNLVSNKDGLSEDKSDNIKIIPEVLTKIETPANDLRAEVSVKEKSSLANKVIEKVPANNKTSANDIRIEVPKAGKSPLSPMSDSDSDDFVEVGETSPPIETCLVKKEEEQSLEIAIVPELVLKEDMFADVFANNDALAVTELPVTPEKAEYKIEKKKIAELSPKQSEKNQVHCIKPEGFLVKNFTEEAKIEGEREKEIMNIPVQRDELLSMQAELENEERELSGNLGRLERQATDITDQMRLEAQELLRFFGIPYVIAPMEAEAQCAYLETINLTDGTITDDSDIWLFGGRCVYKNFFNHNKHVLQFRSVDIRHHFKLNREQMIQLALLVGSDYTIGVTGIGPVTALEILGAFPAEQSNLLRGLNNFRCWINSGRPVSPGKAALRTKLKNIRVEKGFPSEAVAQAYLTPTVDESKEGFTWNKPNATLLADFTNEKFGWSKNKFDIIFNPIKKRLTEPKKQKGIDSYFGVRVSQKSIEGTLSKRVQKAVERLGDDRTDFDIDVGVPANLRQKKSKAKKSAVVSELAVEHELETAADTKLTDVFTETPCPLKPPVAVTSEFIPQREKDKLNALKRKLEAIEVFRKSKKGPGYTKRVKRSSCKIKAQAELSESSDSS from the exons ATGGACGGGGAAACCCCTTGCCCAATGCTCATCTACTTGGATTATTTAACCGAATAT GCTTctcgaaaaaaacagaaatatacGGCTGCGAATAAGGCACAGAGAACGAAGACAGATTTAATTAACAATTTATTGAAACGTACTGTGGTCAAAGGAGCACTCGGGGTTGGAAATGTAGAAAAACAGGAGGAGGTTGCAGAAGGTAGTTCCATGCTTCAGGTGGATAGATCCTCTGTTCGTACATCCCTAGATCTGTTCAAACTGCCTGCAATTCCTAGCAGTAGTGGAGCACCACTCTTCGATGATGAAGACGATCTGAGTTCAGATACAGATTCCTCTGTTTTGCTGAGTCCTAGAAAACAAGCAAAATGGATCGGAAATATACATTCCGTCAATGTTAGTAGCTCTGAGTTTAGGGCACTGCCACCAGATGTTCGTCATGACATATTGACTGATCTAAAGGCTACtaggaaagaaaattcgtGGGGCCGCCTCCATGAAATGCCTGAG GAATCTCATGACTTCTCAAACTACCAAATGAAACGTTTGCTCAAACGAAGAAACGTCCAGGAATGCTTAGAAGAAGCGGAGAAAGAGATGGGTGGGAAAACAATGACTCTTGAGGAATTGGACACTCTTCTAACTGAGCAGGGAATCTCAACAACTACAAAAGATAATGCTAGTCGTATCGCTGCTGATGATGCGACAAGATTTGTGTACATCCAAG GCGAGAAGAAAGAAGTTCTACAGAAACAAGTTCGACACATTTCTAGTACAGATTttggagaaaatgagaatggtGACCACGACAAAGAAGTAAAGATATTTGAAAACCTAAGAGAATATGACCTGTACGATGATTGGGAGGATGATTGGGAATCGGGTCACGAGCAAGAAGTAACAgtaatgaaaagagaaaaatttcaaaagctcATGTGCCCAGCTGACGTTAATCCTGCGATAGCCTACATGTTGGAACACAGCGGTTTGAAGCAGGAAGAAATTTTATGCATTATCGAacagaataaaaacaaaaaaaaagaatctgatAATCGAGATTCGAGATCAAGATCTAGTATGCTACAAGAAAATATCTCGAATGATTCTGAAATTGCCATTAAATCTGGGGTCTGTAATACCAACAGTGACGTTTCAACGCTGAACAAAGTACAAAGTAGTCCATCCGTAAATTCCCCGGTTACTgtcttgaaaattgattctAGTGCTTGTGTAAAATCAAATCTGGTTTCCAATAAGGACGGCCTTTCAGAGGATAAATCAGacaatataaaaatcattccgGAGGTTTTGACTAAAATTGAAACACCTGCCAATGATTTAAGAGCCGAAGTGTCAGTGAAAGAGAAGTCGTCTTTGGCTAATAAGGTCATTGAGAAGGTTCCTGCTAACAACAAAACATCTGCCAATGATATAAGAATCGAGGTCCCGAAGGCAGGAAAGTCACCTTTGTCCCCAATGTCAGACTCTGATTCCGATGACTTTGTGGAAGTTGGAGAGACATCACCCCCAATTGAAACTTGTCTagttaaaaaagaagaggagcaGTCTCTAGAAATAGCTATTGTACCTGAATTGGTATTAAAAGAGGATATGTTTGCCGATGTTTTTGCTAACAACGATGCATTGGCTGTTACTGAATTGCCTGTGACTCCAGAGAAAGctgaatataaaatagaaaaaaagaaaattgcagaATTATCTCCTAAGCAATCTGAAAAGAATCAAGTCCATTGCATTAAACCTGAAggatttttggtcaaaaattttacagaggaggcaaaaattgaaggagaaagagagaaagaaatcatGAATATTCCGGTACAGCGGGATGAATTACTGTCCATGCAAGCTGAGTTGGagaacgaagaaagagaacTGAGTGGAAATCTTGGCCGACTAGAGCGACAAGCTACAGATATCACAGACCAAATGCGCTTGGAAGCTCAG gagCTACTCCGATTTTTTGGCATTCCGTATGTGATAGCTCCCATGGAGGCCGAGGCCCAGTGTGCTTATTTAGAAACCATAAATTTGACAGATGGCACGATTACGGATGATTCTGATATTTGGCTATTTGGAGGACGTTGTgtctacaaaaatttttttaatcacaacAAACACGTTCTTCAATTCCGTTCTGTCGACATCCGACATCACTTCA AGCTTAATAGGGAGCAAATGATTCAGTTAGCACTTCTTGTCGGCAGCGATTATACCATTGGCGTTACTGGAATTGGCCCAGTCACCGCACTGGAAATTCTTGGAGCTTTTCCTGCAGAACAAAGTAACCTATTACGTggcttgaataattttcgctGCTGGATCAACTCTGGCAGGCCAGTGAGCCCTGGTAAAGCAGCTCTCCGTACAAAACTCAAGAATATACGTGTGGAAAAAG GATTTCCCAGCGAAGCTGTTGCACAAGCATACCTCACCCCAACAGTTGACGAATCGAAAGAAGGGTTCACATGGAATAAGCCAAATGCAACGCTTCTCGCCGACTTTACCAACGAGAAATTCGGATggtcaaaaaacaaatttgacaTCATATTCAATCCGATCAAAAAACGACTGACGGAACCGAAGAAGCAGAAGGGTATCGACTCATATTTCGGGGTGAGAGTCTCGCAAAAATCCATCGAGGGAACGTTGAGTAAACGTGTACAAAAAGCTGTTGAACGACTGGGAGATGATCGAACGGATTTCGACATTGATGTTGGGGTCCCCGCAAACCTACGgcaaaagaaaagcaaagcAAAGAAATCAGCAGTTGTGAGCGAGTTGGCAGTTGAACATGAATTGGAAACAGCGGCCGACACAAAACTTACAGATGTCTTCACGGAAACGCCTTGTCCTTTGAAACCACCGGTCGCTGTCACCTCTGAGTTTATACCACAAAGAGAAAAGGATAAGCTGAACGCCTTGAAAAGGAAACTTGAGGCTATAGAGGTATttagaaaatctaaaaaaggTCCGGGATATACCAAGAGGGTAAAGCGGTCCAGTTGCAAAATCAAAGCGC